The Oscillospiraceae bacterium genome has a segment encoding these proteins:
- a CDS encoding helix-turn-helix domain-containing protein, translating into MSIEDKVRKLNGGTFSKKSYSVEEVQYILGITRQTVYKLIKQGCFQAIMLENGYRITKSSFDKWLDNE; encoded by the coding sequence ATGTCGATTGAAGATAAAGTCCGCAAATTAAATGGCGGTACATTTTCCAAAAAGAGTTACTCAGTAGAAGAAGTACAGTACATTTTAGGTATCACCCGTCAGACTGTATATAAACTTATCAAACAGGGTTGTTTTCAGGCGATAATGCTTGAAAACGGCTACCGCATTACAAAATCAAGTTTTGATAAGTGGTTAGATAATGAATAA
- a CDS encoding helix-turn-helix domain-containing protein yields MTTRQLAEKLDIVPSTVVMYENGKQPIPYDVAVKLADILEIKESLLYDDFSHFLATPYTEALKSVRMVLGLSLKAFAEQIEIVPSYYYKLERGNRRPSRKVYQKICAMLEATGLQTSLLWEHPLQ; encoded by the coding sequence ATGACAACAAGACAGTTGGCGGAAAAGCTGGATATTGTACCATCAACTGTTGTGATGTATGAAAATGGAAAGCAGCCCATCCCTTATGATGTAGCTGTCAAACTGGCGGATATTTTGGAAATTAAAGAGTCTTTACTCTATGATGATTTCTCTCATTTCCTTGCCACACCATATACGGAAGCTTTAAAGAGCGTTAGAATGGTTCTGGGGCTCTCGCTGAAGGCTTTTGCAGAGCAAATAGAGATTGTACCCAGTTACTACTATAAGCTCGAAAGAGGCAATCGCAGACCGTCACGAAAGGTTTATCAGAAGATATGCGCTATGCTCGAAGCCACCGGTCTACAAACTTCACTTTTATGGGAGCATCCATTACAATGA
- a CDS encoding DEAD/DEAH box helicase family protein, producing MSIVLSKKQMTEEDIKLNYITPAILKGWKGHITMETRITDGRINIRGNIVVRSKPKFVDYLLYLNDGKPIAVVEAKDNNHSVSHGLQQAMTYAQMMDLPFAYSSNGDAFYEHDFLTGQEQQIELEKFPTQDELIARYYAELNGGNGISVVEKKIVSQPYYSSQSTYPPRYYQRNAVNRTVEAIARGQQRLLLVMATGTGKTYTAFQIVYRLLRSDLKKRILYLADRNILVDQSIAQDFAPLEKTIYKVDFSDKECLREIASHEVNFALYHQMVGQNDEEHFRQIPAEYFDLIIVDECHRGSAKEDSNWRKVLEYFSSATQIGMTATPKESEKVSNIDYFGEPVYIYSLKQGIEDGFLAPFKVINITTNIGDGWRPYQGQTDIFGNVIEDRIYNNRDYDYTIILQDRIDEVAREITEYLKSTDRMQKTIVFCASEDHAERMRIALTNYNQDMVKENPDYCVRITGSDVYGKSKLDYFISVSEPYPVIATTSELLSTGADCKMTKLIVLDKTVESMTTFKQIIGRGTRIREKDGKTHFVVMDFRNVTRLFSDPDWDGPVEQDEGFQHGGSKPEGSGRGGGGGMQPPDDPVETPVVDRDGCKVKIINKTVSVYDANGKLLRQEDIIDYTRTNIKGEYASLSDFIRKWKASDKKKTIEESFTAMGIDLKALKADQGMEDVDDFDFICYVAYGKKPLTRKERANNVKKKDFFSKYSADAQAVLDILLDKYMNQGITEVEDIKVLSLADFANYGKPAKIVKLFGGKAQYETAVRELEASIYEEVEVG from the coding sequence ATGAGTATTGTTTTATCAAAGAAACAAATGACAGAAGAAGATATCAAATTGAATTATATTACTCCTGCTATTCTGAAAGGCTGGAAAGGTCATATCACGATGGAGACCAGAATCACAGATGGTCGCATCAACATCAGGGGCAATATCGTAGTTCGCAGTAAACCCAAGTTTGTCGATTATTTGTTGTACTTAAACGATGGCAAGCCGATTGCCGTTGTGGAAGCAAAGGATAACAATCACTCTGTATCTCATGGATTGCAGCAAGCGATGACCTATGCTCAGATGATGGATTTGCCGTTTGCATATTCGTCAAACGGTGACGCTTTCTATGAGCATGATTTTCTGACCGGACAGGAGCAACAGATTGAATTGGAGAAATTTCCGACACAAGATGAGCTGATTGCACGTTACTATGCGGAGCTAAATGGTGGAAATGGCATTTCTGTCGTGGAAAAGAAAATTGTTTCCCAGCCGTATTATTCATCTCAGAGTACTTATCCGCCAAGATATTATCAGCGAAATGCAGTGAACAGAACGGTGGAAGCAATTGCAAGAGGACAGCAGAGATTGCTGCTTGTCATGGCTACCGGAACAGGCAAAACATATACTGCTTTTCAGATTGTATATCGTCTGCTCCGTTCTGACCTTAAAAAGAGAATTTTGTATTTAGCGGACAGAAATATTCTTGTAGACCAAAGTATTGCACAGGACTTCGCACCGCTTGAAAAGACAATTTACAAGGTTGATTTTTCTGACAAAGAATGTTTGAGAGAAATTGCATCCCATGAAGTGAATTTTGCCCTCTATCATCAGATGGTGGGTCAGAACGATGAAGAACATTTCAGGCAGATACCGGCAGAATATTTCGATCTTATTATTGTAGACGAGTGTCACCGAGGAAGCGCAAAGGAAGATAGTAACTGGCGCAAGGTTTTGGAATACTTTTCTTCTGCCACTCAGATCGGTATGACCGCTACTCCAAAGGAAAGTGAAAAGGTATCGAACATAGATTATTTTGGAGAGCCGGTTTATATTTACAGCTTAAAACAGGGCATTGAGGACGGCTTCCTTGCCCCGTTTAAGGTCATCAATATCACAACCAACATCGGAGACGGCTGGAGACCATATCAGGGGCAGACCGATATTTTCGGCAATGTCATTGAAGACCGCATTTACAACAACCGGGATTACGATTACACTATCATTCTCCAAGACCGCATTGATGAGGTTGCAAGGGAAATTACGGAATATCTGAAAAGCACCGACAGAATGCAGAAAACTATCGTCTTCTGCGCTTCCGAAGATCATGCAGAACGCATGAGAATTGCCCTTACCAACTATAATCAGGATATGGTGAAGGAGAACCCGGACTATTGCGTGAGAATTACTGGCTCAGATGTATACGGCAAGTCCAAACTTGACTATTTCATCTCTGTATCCGAACCGTATCCCGTTATTGCAACAACATCGGAACTGCTTTCCACCGGAGCTGACTGCAAGATGACCAAGCTCATTGTTCTTGACAAGACGGTTGAGAGCATGACCACTTTCAAGCAGATTATCGGGCGTGGAACCCGTATCAGAGAAAAAGACGGCAAAACACATTTTGTTGTCATGGACTTTCGGAATGTGACAAGGCTATTTTCCGACCCGGATTGGGACGGCCCGGTTGAGCAGGATGAGGGCTTCCAGCATGGCGGCTCCAAGCCAGAGGGTAGCGGTCGTGGCGGTGGTGGAGGTATGCAGCCTCCTGATGACCCTGTGGAAACGCCCGTCGTTGACAGAGATGGCTGCAAGGTAAAAATTATCAACAAGACCGTTTCAGTTTATGATGCGAATGGAAAACTCCTCAGGCAGGAGGACATTATCGACTACACCAGAACCAACATCAAGGGTGAATACGCTTCGCTGTCCGATTTTATCCGCAAGTGGAAAGCGTCGGACAAAAAGAAAACTATTGAGGAATCTTTCACGGCGATGGGCATTGATCTAAAAGCATTGAAAGCAGACCAAGGTATGGAAGATGTGGACGATTTCGATTTCATCTGTTATGTGGCATATGGTAAAAAGCCGCTGACCCGAAAAGAACGGGCTAACAATGTTAAGAAAAAAGACTTTTTCAGCAAGTATTCTGCCGACGCACAGGCCGTTCTTGATATATTGCTGGATAAGTATATGAACCAAGGTATCACAGAAGTTGAGGATATTAAAGTTCTCTCCCTTGCGGATTTTGCCAATTACGGTAAGCCTGCAAAAATTGTCAAGCTGTTTGGCGGCAAGGCTCAATATGAAACCGCTGTTAGAGAGCTTGAGGCAAGTATCTATGAAGAAGTAGAGGTAGGATAA
- a CDS encoding helix-turn-helix transcriptional regulator, which translates to MAVCYNKLWKILIDRGMSKTELIKAAKISTNAMAKLGKNEDVRVEVLVKICGVLNCSIDDILDIIPEQTA; encoded by the coding sequence ATGGCTGTTTGTTATAATAAATTATGGAAAATTCTTATTGATCGTGGTATGAGCAAGACGGAACTTATTAAGGCAGCAAAAATTAGTACAAATGCCATGGCAAAACTGGGAAAGAACGAAGATGTCCGAGTGGAGGTTTTGGTTAAAATATGCGGAGTGTTAAATTGCTCCATAGATGATATTCTGGATATCATTCCAGAACAGACAGCTTAA
- a CDS encoding helix-turn-helix domain-containing protein, which translates to MAFVNMFNERVELFNLKEENERLAELFSDEKLQGETLWEAYSVKEISKLLSVTEEEALKLMNCGIFKTYRVGNEYRASKKSVEENKKVVKAVLTYQDKKTMSVPDVMRILGLGKTATYRLINQCRFKTYLVMGKMRVDVDSFEDWYSGQFHYEKVNGERPGKKYGKTLSPLAVAKVLGIPRSTANDLMNDGIVEFIWVEGKRRIKRESFDKWYGSQTKYTKVKEIEEVENYVD; encoded by the coding sequence ATGGCATTTGTTAATATGTTCAACGAGAGAGTGGAGTTATTCAATCTAAAAGAGGAAAACGAGCGTTTAGCAGAGCTGTTCAGCGACGAAAAGCTTCAGGGGGAAACTCTGTGGGAAGCCTACTCCGTAAAGGAAATATCCAAGCTGCTTTCCGTTACCGAAGAAGAAGCCTTGAAGCTTATGAACTGCGGTATATTCAAAACATACCGTGTCGGAAATGAATACAGAGCTTCGAAGAAAAGTGTTGAGGAAAACAAAAAGGTCGTAAAGGCAGTTCTAACCTATCAGGACAAAAAGACTATGTCCGTACCCGATGTAATGAGAATACTCGGACTTGGAAAGACCGCAACATATCGACTCATCAATCAATGCCGTTTTAAGACTTACTTGGTTATGGGCAAAATGAGGGTTGATGTGGACAGCTTTGAAGATTGGTATTCAGGTCAATTCCACTATGAAAAAGTGAACGGTGAAAGACCCGGCAAGAAATACGGCAAAACGCTCTCTCCTCTTGCTGTCGCAAAGGTGCTTGGCATCCCGAGGAGTACAGCAAATGACCTGATGAATGACGGTATCGTTGAGTTTATCTGGGTTGAAGGCAAGCGTCGTATTAAAAGGGAGAGTTTCGATAAATGGTACGGTTCACAGACTAAATATACCAAGGTCAAGGAAATCGAGGAGGTGGAAAACTATGTCGATTGA
- a CDS encoding TnpV protein, translating into MAQNLTYTRCGDYLIPDIQLNHTSDKPLGKYGRMRRAFLVENNPILLDDMILTGTLFPHLWEIDETARRRVKQIMTELLEKNPAPDKVIQQLAWVQHMSSLKSQAEEIVNAELIFG; encoded by the coding sequence ATGGCACAGAATTTGACTTATACCCGTTGCGGTGATTATCTTATCCCTGATATTCAGTTGAACCACACAAGTGATAAACCGCTTGGGAAGTATGGCAGGATGCGCAGAGCGTTTCTTGTGGAAAACAATCCAATACTCTTGGACGACATGATTCTGACGGGGACCTTGTTTCCGCACTTATGGGAAATTGACGAAACAGCTCGCCGTAGAGTAAAACAGATAATGACTGAACTTCTGGAGAAAAATCCGGCTCCGGATAAGGTAATTCAGCAACTTGCCTGGGTGCAACACATGAGTAGTCTGAAATCACAGGCAGAAGAAATCGTAAATGCAGAACTGATTTTTGGCTAA
- a CDS encoding type I restriction-modification system subunit M produces the protein MAMQSGFIKRIRDIMRMDAGINGDAQRIEQMVWMLFLKVYDAKEDDWELNEDNYESIIPEDLRWRNWAKADGSGHAMTGDKLLNFVNNTLFPVLKGNDVKDGDSVLYEGIKVTPDTPIKKAIVKSTFEDANNYMKDGVYLRQVIDVIDEIEFDDVKESHAFGFVYEEILRELQSAGSSGEFYTPRAVTEFMALMIKPQLGEKMADFACGTGGFITSWLGQLSKQVTDTAAQKQLDDSIYGIEKKPFPYLLCVTNMLLHDIEIPNIYHMNSLKHNLLDYTDDDKFDVILMNPPYGGHEDKSIQGFFPDDLASSETADLFMSVILYRLKKNGRAAVVVPDGFLFGLDNAKVNIKKKLISQFNLHTIVRLPGSVFSPYTSITTNLLFFDNTKPTTETWFYRVDIPSDRKHFSKTKPMELKHFDDCIAWWNDRKEITDGENFKAQKFTADYLLNEQGCNIDLCGYPHEEEEILDPMDTIREYQERRTTLNAEIDKVLAELEALLPGGVSE, from the coding sequence ATGGCGATGCAGTCAGGTTTTATAAAAAGAATTAGAGATATAATGCGTATGGACGCTGGTATCAACGGCGATGCGCAACGAATTGAGCAGATGGTATGGATGCTTTTCCTCAAAGTCTATGACGCAAAAGAAGATGATTGGGAGCTGAATGAGGATAATTATGAATCCATCATTCCCGAAGACCTTAGATGGAGAAATTGGGCGAAAGCTGATGGTAGCGGTCATGCTATGACTGGAGATAAGCTCCTTAATTTTGTCAACAATACCTTGTTCCCGGTTCTGAAAGGCAATGATGTGAAAGATGGTGATTCGGTTCTCTATGAGGGTATCAAGGTGACACCCGATACTCCAATTAAGAAAGCCATTGTCAAGTCCACCTTCGAGGATGCCAACAACTATATGAAGGACGGCGTTTATCTTCGTCAGGTCATTGATGTCATTGACGAGATTGAGTTTGACGATGTGAAGGAAAGCCACGCTTTCGGTTTTGTCTATGAGGAGATTTTGCGGGAGTTGCAATCTGCTGGTTCTTCCGGTGAATTCTATACGCCGAGAGCAGTCACCGAGTTCATGGCATTGATGATAAAGCCGCAGCTGGGCGAAAAGATGGCAGATTTCGCCTGTGGCACCGGTGGATTTATCACCTCTTGGCTTGGACAGCTTTCCAAGCAGGTAACGGACACCGCCGCTCAGAAGCAGCTGGATGATAGCATTTACGGAATTGAAAAAAAGCCTTTTCCCTATCTGCTGTGCGTAACCAATATGCTGCTGCATGACATTGAGATTCCGAACATCTACCACATGAACTCGTTGAAACACAATTTGTTGGACTATACGGATGATGATAAGTTTGACGTAATCCTGATGAATCCTCCGTATGGCGGACATGAGGACAAGTCCATTCAGGGCTTCTTCCCCGACGATCTGGCAAGCTCGGAAACCGCCGATCTGTTCATGTCGGTCATCCTGTACCGATTGAAGAAGAACGGCAGGGCTGCTGTTGTCGTGCCGGACGGCTTTCTGTTTGGTCTGGACAACGCCAAGGTAAACATCAAGAAGAAACTCATTTCCCAGTTCAATCTGCACACGATTGTCCGGCTGCCCGGCTCTGTGTTTAGCCCTTATACCTCAATCACCACCAATCTGCTGTTTTTTGACAACACCAAGCCGACCACAGAGACATGGTTTTATCGGGTAGATATTCCGTCTGACAGAAAGCACTTCTCCAAGACGAAGCCCATGGAGCTGAAGCACTTTGATGACTGCATTGCCTGGTGGAATGACCGAAAGGAAATTACGGACGGCGAAAACTTCAAGGCGCAGAAGTTTACCGCAGATTATCTGCTGAATGAACAGGGCTGCAATATCGACCTGTGCGGCTATCCCCATGAGGAAGAAGAAATCCTTGACCCAATGGACACTATCCGGGAATATCAGGAAAGACGGACTACCCTCAATGCGGAGATCGACAAGGTGCTTGCAGAGTTGGAAGCCCTATTGCCGGGAGGAGTGAGCGAATGA
- a CDS encoding helix-turn-helix domain-containing protein has protein sequence MNGELNHKQDTFVPAGTDNRAYTVDDLRNILKVSKTSVYRLLRSKCFHYVRIGGQYRISKKSFDNWLDGKEGGIEDGIC, from the coding sequence ATGAACGGAGAATTAAATCATAAGCAAGATACATTCGTTCCAGCTGGGACTGACAACCGGGCATATACAGTAGATGACCTACGAAACATTCTGAAGGTCAGCAAAACTTCTGTATATAGATTGCTAAGAAGCAAGTGTTTTCATTATGTTCGTATCGGTGGTCAGTATCGAATATCAAAAAAGAGCTTTGATAACTGGCTTGATGGTAAGGAAGGAGGAATTGAAGATGGCATTTGTTAA
- a CDS encoding restriction endonuclease subunit S — MTPEQLKASILQYAIQGKLVEQRAEEGTGEELYQQIQAEKQRLIQEKKIKKEKPLAEISEDEIPFDIPENWKWCRLSSLTYNWGQKTPDKTFCYIDVGSINNISHTLNIENTVVEAKDASSRAKKIVQKGDVIFATIRPYLKNICIIDRDFPYEPIVSTAFAVMHCPKGLLNKYLYYYLLSPTFMRFANASDKSKGVAYPAIGEKDFFNGLIALPPLAEQKRIVAKIEELLPLVDRYAVAYEKLEQFNAKFPEDMKKSILQYAIQGKLVEQRPEEGTGEELYQQIQTEKQRLIKEGKIKKEKPLPEIAEDEKPYDIPDNWTWVRFGDLGSYKKGPFGSAITKSMFVPKGNGAIKVYEQKNAIQKDATLGDYYIRRDYFESKMKGFEVFSGDIIVSCAGTIGETYVMPDKFEQGIINQALMRMKIFEPLYIPYFLTFFDFVLKKNARSGSKGSAIKNIPPFEILKNYLVPIPPLAEQKRIVAKLEEILPLCERLK; from the coding sequence ATGACACCGGAACAGTTAAAAGCGAGTATTTTGCAGTATGCCATTCAGGGCAAGCTGGTGGAACAGAGAGCCGAAGAAGGTACCGGCGAGGAACTCTATCAGCAGATTCAGGCGGAAAAGCAACGGCTGATACAGGAAAAGAAAATCAAAAAGGAAAAACCGTTGGCGGAGATTTCCGAAGATGAAATTCCTTTTGATATTCCAGAGAATTGGAAGTGGTGCCGTTTAAGCTCATTGACTTACAATTGGGGACAAAAAACACCAGATAAAACATTTTGTTATATTGATGTTGGCTCAATAAACAATATCTCTCATACCTTAAATATTGAGAATACGGTAGTAGAAGCGAAAGATGCATCATCACGAGCAAAGAAAATTGTCCAAAAAGGCGATGTGATCTTTGCAACCATTAGACCGTATCTTAAAAACATCTGTATTATTGACAGAGATTTTCCGTATGAGCCAATCGTAAGTACCGCATTTGCAGTTATGCATTGCCCCAAGGGTCTGCTTAATAAGTACCTGTATTACTATTTACTGTCTCCCACTTTTATGCGTTTTGCCAATGCAAGCGATAAATCAAAGGGAGTTGCTTATCCTGCAATTGGAGAGAAAGACTTTTTTAATGGGCTTATTGCGCTCCCACCCCTTGCTGAGCAAAAGCGCATCGTTGCCAAGATTGAGGAACTCCTTCCTCTGGTTGACCGCTATGCTGTTGCCTATGAAAAACTGGAGCAGTTTAACGCCAAGTTCCCGGAGGATATGAAGAAGTCCATTCTGCAATATGCCATTCAGGGTAAGCTCGTTGAGCAGCGCCCCGAAGAAGGAACAGGCGAGGAACTGTATCAGCAGATCCAGACAGAAAAACAGCGGCTGATCAAAGAAGGCAAGATAAAAAAAGAAAAACCTCTGCCTGAAATTGCAGAGGATGAAAAGCCTTACGATATTCCTGACAATTGGACATGGGTGAGGTTTGGTGATTTGGGCAGCTATAAAAAAGGGCCTTTTGGTAGTGCAATAACTAAAAGTATGTTCGTCCCAAAAGGAAATGGTGCAATTAAGGTCTATGAGCAGAAGAATGCTATACAAAAAGACGCTACTCTTGGAGATTACTATATCCGCAGAGATTATTTTGAATCTAAAATGAAAGGATTTGAAGTTTTTTCGGGAGATATAATTGTTAGTTGCGCTGGTACAATTGGAGAAACATATGTAATGCCTGACAAATTTGAACAAGGTATTATTAATCAGGCGCTAATGCGAATGAAGATTTTTGAACCATTGTACATACCATACTTCTTAACCTTTTTTGATTTTGTATTGAAAAAGAACGCCAGAAGCGGTAGTAAAGGCTCTGCAATTAAGAATATTCCGCCATTTGAGATTCTTAAAAATTATCTCGTCCCTATCCCACCCCTTGCTGAGCAGAAACGTATTGTTGCCAAACTGGAAGAAATTCTGCCGTTGTGTGAACGGCTAAAATGA